Proteins encoded together in one Telopea speciosissima isolate NSW1024214 ecotype Mountain lineage chromosome 4, Tspe_v1, whole genome shotgun sequence window:
- the LOC122657758 gene encoding receptor-like cytosolic serine/threonine-protein kinase RBK1 yields the protein MEFFSSAMVGRSPRISCSIASILGAQKTTKKNKTIVVGLKAHNRSREVLLRVLNEMVRPGDNVVAVHVQEPQDNFDLNSFEIHEDLCKSKQVEFQVKICVGESFIAVLTHQVRLHFATELVLGCSTTRPEEYSIVTPCLKRLPPTCSLLVISNLGKVLVRKPGTSQEGSTSPIPQTQSLKTHTSPATWLEPGHKSPKQEAKQSSSKATLLRHADMVVQNSKNKLQSPATMGHFHLQRIAILEAKGACKWFTPDELRTVTKEFRPQMVIGEGGHGKLYRAQLADDKAAAVKVLNIKHGSGEKLLREVEILSELNHEHIIRLIGYCYCKDMHSIVYNLLQGSLKQKLKQLTWSERVKVAVGLAKALEYLHHSCSPPIIHRDVNSSNILLSHHCQPQLSNFGEAIVHDQPEQPLANKKPARMVGTFGYLAPEYIMYGKVDEKTDVYSFGVVLLELITGKEATDADQKSNPENLVPWARSLLCQGLCDRLIDPYLQEDYKKEEMQKMMTAARLCLMHSSSRRPTMKVILKLLEEQEYWLRGKGREEFLNWIGSKGEYQLWRHSEIGSRITIMEDI from the exons ATGGAATTCTTCTCCTCAGCTATGGTTGGAAGAAGTCCAAGGATCAGTTGCAGCATTGCATCTATTCTAGGAGCTCAGAAgacaacaaagaagaataaaacaatCGTGGTTGGCTTGAAAGCTCACAACCGCAGTAGAGAAGTGCTTCTGCGCGTACTTAATGAGATGGTCAGGCCTGGTGATAATGTGGTAGCTGTTCATGTACAGGAGCCTCAGGACAACTTCGATTTGAACAGTTTTGAGATCCATGAAGATCTCTGCAAATCTAAGCAG GTGGAGTTCCAAGTCAAGATCTGTGTTGGTGAGTCCTTCATCGCCGTTCTAACCCATCAAGTAAGACTGCACTTCGCAACGGAACTTGTGCTTGGGTGCAGCACCACACG GCCTGAAGAATACTCCATTGTTACTCCTTGCTTGAAACGATTGCCTCCCACATGCTCCCTGCTAGTTATAAGCAATTTGGGGAAAGTACTCGTCCGAAAACCAGGAACTTCACAAGAAGGGTCTACAAGTCCAATCCCCCAGACACAATCTTTGAAGACACACACTTCCCCTGCTACCTGGTTAGAACCCGGCCACAAGTCCCCCAAGCAGGAAGCCAAGCAGTCTTCCTCAAAGGCAACCTTGCTAAGACATGCTGATATGGTAGTTCAAAATTCCAAGAACAAATTGCAGTCTCCTGCCACCATGGGACATTTCCATCTCCAAAGAATAGCTATTTTAGAGGCCAAGGGAGCCTGCAAGTGGTTCACTCCAGATGAACTACGTACTGTGACCAAGGAATTCCGCCCTCAGATGGTGATAGGAGAGGGAGGCCATGGAAAGCTGTATAGAGCGCAACTTGCAGATGACAAAGCTGCGGCTGTCAAGGTTCTCAATATTAAACATGGGTCAGGAGAGAAGCTCCTTCGTGAAGTGGAGATTTTGAGTGAGTTGAACCATGAGCACATAATTCGACTCATCGGGTACTGCTATTGTAAAGATATGCATTCAATAGTTTATAATCTCCTACAGGGGAGCTTGAAACAGAAATTGAAACAGCTCACATGGAGTGAGAGAGTGAAAGTTGCAGTTGGGTTGGCAAAGGCACTGGAATACCTCCACCATTCTTGCTCCCCTCCAATCATACACAGGGATGTGAATTCTTCAAACATTCTTCTTTCTCACCATTGCCAACCTCAG CTGTCAAATTTTGGAGAAGCTATAGTACATGATCAACCTGAGCAACCTTTAGCAAACAAGAAACCAGCCCGCATGGTTGGGACCTTTGGGTACTTGGCACCAGAGTACATCATGTATGGGAAGGTTGATGAGAAGACAGATGTGTACTCATTTGGCGTTGTGCTTTTGGAACTGATCACTGGAAAAGAGGCCACTGATGCAGACCAGAAGTCTAACCCTGAAAATTTAGTGCCCTGG GCAAGGTCTTTACTTTGCCAAGGACTATGTGATCGATTAATAGATCCCTACTTGCAAGAAGATTACAAGAAGGAAGAAATGCAGAAAATGATGACTGCAGCGAGATTGTGCCTCATGCATTCATCTTCTAGAAGACCAACGATGAAAGTG ATTCTGAAGTTGTTAGAAGAGCAAGAGTATTGGCTAAGGGGTAAAGGCAGAGAAGAGTTCTTAAATTGGATAGGCTCCAAAGGTGAATATCAGTTATGGAGACATAGTGAGATAGGCAGCAGAATTACAATTATGGAGGACATCTAG
- the LOC122659645 gene encoding coiled-coil domain-containing protein 124: MPKKMGVNSKAEEARARKNATEAERKEREVREKEDQYWREAEGNRSRAAKKREEETEKRAEAAARKAEARRLAEIEEKELEKAGKKPDKKASRVSIPVPKVTEAELQRRREQERLQILQRAEEAKKHQSRTADEEEYERMVLVTNTNRDDSVIEAHTVEEAIARITVTDNLPVDRHPERRLKATFKAFEEAELPKLKEEKPGLTHTQYKDMIWKLWKKSPDNPLNQITE; this comes from the exons ATGCCGAAGAAGATGGGAGTGAATAGCAAAGCGGAAGAGGCTAGGGCACGAAAGAACGCTACGGAGGCGGAGCGCAAGGAGCGAGAAGTCCGAGAGAAGGAAGATCAGTACTGGAGAGAGGCTGAGGGCAACAGGTCTCGTGCTGCCAAGAAACGAGAGGAGGAGACCGAGAAGCGCGCCGAGGCCGCTGCCCGCAAGGCCGAGGCACGACGCCTTGCGgagattgaggagaaagaactGGAGAAAGCCGGCAAGAAGCCCGACAAGAAGGCCAGTCGCGTGTCCATCCCGGTCCCCAAGGTCACCGAGGCCGAGCTCCAGCGTCGCCGCGAGCAGGAGAGACTTCAGATCCTTCAGCGTGCTGAGGAGGCCAAGAAGCACCAGAGTCGTACCGCCGACGAAGAGGAGTATGAGCGCATGGTCCTCGTTACCAACACCAACCGTGATGATTCCGTCATCGAGGCTCACACCGTTGAGGAAGCTATCGCTCGGATTACCGTAACTGACAACCTTCCTGTTGATCGCCATCCCGAGAGGAGACTCAAGGCCACCTTTAAG GCCTTCGAAGAAGCTGAACTTCCTAAATTAAAGGAAGAGAAACCAGGTCTCACTCACACCCAATACAAGGACATGATATGGAAGCTGTGGAAGAAATCTCCAGACAATCCTCTTAACCAG ATTACGGAGTGA